The following coding sequences lie in one Leucoraja erinacea ecotype New England chromosome 20, Leri_hhj_1, whole genome shotgun sequence genomic window:
- the anks3 gene encoding ankyrin repeat and SAM domain-containing protein 3 isoform X1: MATGVRDTPRMHGSGSSMSELSDEASETELLNRSLSMWHGFEQLVGGADLDLPLDIHTAASIGQYDVVKGWIHGGEVNANQKNQGGWTPLMYASYIGHDTIVHLLLEAGVDVNTTTERGQSALMLAASCGNESIAYFLLQQGAELEMKDDRGWTALFHCTSTGHQQMVKFLLDNGADTNLKEPVHGFTPLMEAAASGHEIIVQSLLNHDVRVDIKDDNGDTAHSLALMCGYVKIASLIGLHTAPLHKSVRRDTGMEEDFSSSDEFSPFHLPQPQSRHPQSRRNKGPSIHDGPQALAHITRLEAGRWARQYDSLPPQGYVTFKNNQDEDDGNIRNRDVTSPINEHDVESNSSKEENPFCITDAVTTRRSSGSSSDGLARALGVSREGSLESNEDSDQPNSSGNKRHLRSRRGQGRSSESSLCDSDIATTPSSQPQIPSEEGDRNHGPQDLPEFLEQIGCLKYLHILEEQDVDLRMFLTLTDSDLKEVGITLFGPKRKMTAAIARWHSNALPLSNSLEQVYADRLETEMQEMAIQLHKKCEEVELLTGRVSQEQELRAVVEGVLMEDKIAWKRQQKQLEEMQEVCGETMVLLEQVRACQSELLHRLSDGAAQRRSTEARKPPARTQEEDLADWASVLGSLELGATLKKSTLEMGKAVQRVEKNLETLLSAEMKRTEWGQNADI, translated from the exons ATGGCAACGGGGGTCAGGGACACGCCGAGGATGCACG GAAGCGGGAGCAGCATGTCTGAGCTGAGTGACGAGGCGAGTGAAACGGAGCTCCTGAATCGCAGCTTGTCGATGTGGCACGGCTTTGAACAACTGGTGGGCGGTGCGGACCTGGACCTTCCACTGGACATTCACACAGCGGCCTCGATTGGGCAATATGATGTGGTCAAAGGGTGGATCCATGG AGGAGAAGTCAATGCCAATCAGAAGAACCAAGGTGGGTGGACACCGCTCATGTACGCGTCATACATCGGCCATGACACCATCGTTCACCTCTTGTTGGAGGCGGGAGTGGATGTCAACACGACGACGGAGAGAGGGCAGAGCGCCTTGATGCTGGCAGCGAGTTGTGGCAACGAGAGCATTGCCTACTTCCTGCTTCAG CAAGGGGCTGAACTGGAGATGAAGGATGACCGTGGCTGGACTGCCCTGTTCCACTGCACCAGCACTGGGCACCAACAGATGGTCAAGTTCCTTCTGGACAATGGGGcggatacaaacttaaa AGAGCCCGTGCATGGATTTACACCGCTGATGGAAGCCGCGGCCTCGGGTCACGAGATCATCGTGCAGTCCCTCCTGAACCAC GATGTTCGTGTGGATATCAAGGATGACAATGGGGACACAGCCCACTCCTTGGCTCTGATGTGTGGATACGTGAAGATAGCCAGTCTCATTGGCCTGCACACTGCGCCGCTGCACAAATCGGTGCGCAGGGATACCG GAATGGAAGAAGACTTCAGTTCCTCTGATGAGTTCTCCCCGTTCCATCTCCCTCAGCCGCAATCTCGGCACCCGCAGTCTCGGAGAAACAAAGGTCCCAGTATTCACGATGGGCCGCAGGCACTAGCCCACATCACCCGGCTGGAAGCTGGGCGATGGGCGCGGCAGTACG ACTCACTCCCACCTCAAGGATATGTCACGTTCAAAAACAACCAGGATGAAGATGACGGGAATATCCGGAACCGCGATGTCACCTCCCCGATTAATGAGCACGATGTTGAGAGCAACAGCAGCAAAG AGGAGAATCCTTTTTGCATCACCGATGCCGTGACCACCCGGAGGAGCAGCGGCAGCAGTAGCGACGGACTGGCGAGGGCCCTCGGGGTCAGCCGCGAGGGGTCCCTGGAGAGCAACGAG GATTCAGATCAGCCGAATAGCAGCGGCAACAAAAGGCACCTGCGAAGCCGCAGAGGCCAAGGGAGGAGCAGCGAGAGCTCGCTGTGCGACAGCGACATTGCCACCACTCCCAGCTCACAGCCACAGATCCCATCTGAAGAGGGGGACAGGAATCACGGACCACAG GATCTGCCGGAGTTCCTGGAGCAGATCGGATGCCTGAAGTATCTGCACATCCTGGAGGAGCAGGACGTAGACCTGCGTATGTTCCTCACGCTGACTGACAGCGACCTGAAGGAAGTGGGCATCAC GTTGTTTGGGCCGAAGAGGAAGATGACGGCGGCGATCGCTCGCTGGCACAGCAATGCCTTGCCCCTCAGCAACAGCCTGGAGCAAGTCTACGCAGACCGGCTGGAGACTGAGATGCAGGAAATGGCCATCCAGCTGCACAAG AAGTGTGAAGAAGTGGAGCTGTTAACCGGGCGAGTATCTCAGGAACAGGAGCTGCGGGCTGTGGTGGAAGGGGTTTTAATGGAAGACAAAATAGCCTGGAAGAGGCAACAGAAGCAGCTGGAGGAGATGCAGGAAGTCTGTGGCGAGACAATGGTCCTCCTCGAACAAGTCAG AGCCTGCCAGTCTGAACTGCTGCACCGACTCAGCGACGGCGCTGCACAGCGCAGGAGCACAGAGGCTCGGAAACCGCCGGCACGCACACAGGAAG AGGACCTGGCTGACTGGGCGTCTGTGCTGGGCTCACTGGAGCTCGGTGCAACACTGAAGAAATCCACGTTGGAAATGG GTAAAGCTGTGCAGAGAGTTGAAAAGAACCTGGAAACCCTGCTGAGTGCAGAAATGAAGAGGACAGAGTGGGGTCAGAATGCCGACATCTGA
- the anks3 gene encoding ankyrin repeat and SAM domain-containing protein 3 isoform X3 yields the protein MSELSDEASETELLNRSLSMWHGFEQLVGGADLDLPLDIHTAASIGQYDVVKGWIHGGEVNANQKNQGGWTPLMYASYIGHDTIVHLLLEAGVDVNTTTERGQSALMLAASCGNESIAYFLLQQGAELEMKDDRGWTALFHCTSTGHQQMVKFLLDNGADTNLKEPVHGFTPLMEAAASGHEIIVQSLLNHDVRVDIKDDNGDTAHSLALMCGYVKIASLIGLHTAPLHKSVRRDTGMEEDFSSSDEFSPFHLPQPQSRHPQSRRNKGPSIHDGPQALAHITRLEAGRWARQYDSLPPQGYVTFKNNQDEDDGNIRNRDVTSPINEHDVESNSSKEENPFCITDAVTTRRSSGSSSDGLARALGVSREGSLESNEDSDQPNSSGNKRHLRSRRGQGRSSESSLCDSDIATTPSSQPQIPSEEGDRNHGPQDLPEFLEQIGCLKYLHILEEQDVDLRMFLTLTDSDLKEVGITLFGPKRKMTAAIARWHSNALPLSNSLEQVYADRLETEMQEMAIQLHKKCEEVELLTGRVSQEQELRAVVEGVLMEDKIAWKRQQKQLEEMQEVCGETMVLLEQVRACQSELLHRLSDGAAQRRSTEARKPPARTQEEDLADWASVLGSLELGATLKKSTLEMGKAVQRVEKNLETLLSAEMKRTEWGQNADI from the exons ATGTCTGAGCTGAGTGACGAGGCGAGTGAAACGGAGCTCCTGAATCGCAGCTTGTCGATGTGGCACGGCTTTGAACAACTGGTGGGCGGTGCGGACCTGGACCTTCCACTGGACATTCACACAGCGGCCTCGATTGGGCAATATGATGTGGTCAAAGGGTGGATCCATGG AGGAGAAGTCAATGCCAATCAGAAGAACCAAGGTGGGTGGACACCGCTCATGTACGCGTCATACATCGGCCATGACACCATCGTTCACCTCTTGTTGGAGGCGGGAGTGGATGTCAACACGACGACGGAGAGAGGGCAGAGCGCCTTGATGCTGGCAGCGAGTTGTGGCAACGAGAGCATTGCCTACTTCCTGCTTCAG CAAGGGGCTGAACTGGAGATGAAGGATGACCGTGGCTGGACTGCCCTGTTCCACTGCACCAGCACTGGGCACCAACAGATGGTCAAGTTCCTTCTGGACAATGGGGcggatacaaacttaaa AGAGCCCGTGCATGGATTTACACCGCTGATGGAAGCCGCGGCCTCGGGTCACGAGATCATCGTGCAGTCCCTCCTGAACCAC GATGTTCGTGTGGATATCAAGGATGACAATGGGGACACAGCCCACTCCTTGGCTCTGATGTGTGGATACGTGAAGATAGCCAGTCTCATTGGCCTGCACACTGCGCCGCTGCACAAATCGGTGCGCAGGGATACCG GAATGGAAGAAGACTTCAGTTCCTCTGATGAGTTCTCCCCGTTCCATCTCCCTCAGCCGCAATCTCGGCACCCGCAGTCTCGGAGAAACAAAGGTCCCAGTATTCACGATGGGCCGCAGGCACTAGCCCACATCACCCGGCTGGAAGCTGGGCGATGGGCGCGGCAGTACG ACTCACTCCCACCTCAAGGATATGTCACGTTCAAAAACAACCAGGATGAAGATGACGGGAATATCCGGAACCGCGATGTCACCTCCCCGATTAATGAGCACGATGTTGAGAGCAACAGCAGCAAAG AGGAGAATCCTTTTTGCATCACCGATGCCGTGACCACCCGGAGGAGCAGCGGCAGCAGTAGCGACGGACTGGCGAGGGCCCTCGGGGTCAGCCGCGAGGGGTCCCTGGAGAGCAACGAG GATTCAGATCAGCCGAATAGCAGCGGCAACAAAAGGCACCTGCGAAGCCGCAGAGGCCAAGGGAGGAGCAGCGAGAGCTCGCTGTGCGACAGCGACATTGCCACCACTCCCAGCTCACAGCCACAGATCCCATCTGAAGAGGGGGACAGGAATCACGGACCACAG GATCTGCCGGAGTTCCTGGAGCAGATCGGATGCCTGAAGTATCTGCACATCCTGGAGGAGCAGGACGTAGACCTGCGTATGTTCCTCACGCTGACTGACAGCGACCTGAAGGAAGTGGGCATCAC GTTGTTTGGGCCGAAGAGGAAGATGACGGCGGCGATCGCTCGCTGGCACAGCAATGCCTTGCCCCTCAGCAACAGCCTGGAGCAAGTCTACGCAGACCGGCTGGAGACTGAGATGCAGGAAATGGCCATCCAGCTGCACAAG AAGTGTGAAGAAGTGGAGCTGTTAACCGGGCGAGTATCTCAGGAACAGGAGCTGCGGGCTGTGGTGGAAGGGGTTTTAATGGAAGACAAAATAGCCTGGAAGAGGCAACAGAAGCAGCTGGAGGAGATGCAGGAAGTCTGTGGCGAGACAATGGTCCTCCTCGAACAAGTCAG AGCCTGCCAGTCTGAACTGCTGCACCGACTCAGCGACGGCGCTGCACAGCGCAGGAGCACAGAGGCTCGGAAACCGCCGGCACGCACACAGGAAG AGGACCTGGCTGACTGGGCGTCTGTGCTGGGCTCACTGGAGCTCGGTGCAACACTGAAGAAATCCACGTTGGAAATGG GTAAAGCTGTGCAGAGAGTTGAAAAGAACCTGGAAACCCTGCTGAGTGCAGAAATGAAGAGGACAGAGTGGGGTCAGAATGCCGACATCTGA
- the anks3 gene encoding ankyrin repeat and SAM domain-containing protein 3 isoform X2, with protein MMQSILAPKSVGSGSSMSELSDEASETELLNRSLSMWHGFEQLVGGADLDLPLDIHTAASIGQYDVVKGWIHGGEVNANQKNQGGWTPLMYASYIGHDTIVHLLLEAGVDVNTTTERGQSALMLAASCGNESIAYFLLQQGAELEMKDDRGWTALFHCTSTGHQQMVKFLLDNGADTNLKEPVHGFTPLMEAAASGHEIIVQSLLNHDVRVDIKDDNGDTAHSLALMCGYVKIASLIGLHTAPLHKSVRRDTGMEEDFSSSDEFSPFHLPQPQSRHPQSRRNKGPSIHDGPQALAHITRLEAGRWARQYDSLPPQGYVTFKNNQDEDDGNIRNRDVTSPINEHDVESNSSKEENPFCITDAVTTRRSSGSSSDGLARALGVSREGSLESNEDSDQPNSSGNKRHLRSRRGQGRSSESSLCDSDIATTPSSQPQIPSEEGDRNHGPQDLPEFLEQIGCLKYLHILEEQDVDLRMFLTLTDSDLKEVGITLFGPKRKMTAAIARWHSNALPLSNSLEQVYADRLETEMQEMAIQLHKKCEEVELLTGRVSQEQELRAVVEGVLMEDKIAWKRQQKQLEEMQEVCGETMVLLEQVRACQSELLHRLSDGAAQRRSTEARKPPARTQEEDLADWASVLGSLELGATLKKSTLEMGKAVQRVEKNLETLLSAEMKRTEWGQNADI; from the exons ATGATGCAGAGCATTCTGGCACCAAAGTCTGTAG GAAGCGGGAGCAGCATGTCTGAGCTGAGTGACGAGGCGAGTGAAACGGAGCTCCTGAATCGCAGCTTGTCGATGTGGCACGGCTTTGAACAACTGGTGGGCGGTGCGGACCTGGACCTTCCACTGGACATTCACACAGCGGCCTCGATTGGGCAATATGATGTGGTCAAAGGGTGGATCCATGG AGGAGAAGTCAATGCCAATCAGAAGAACCAAGGTGGGTGGACACCGCTCATGTACGCGTCATACATCGGCCATGACACCATCGTTCACCTCTTGTTGGAGGCGGGAGTGGATGTCAACACGACGACGGAGAGAGGGCAGAGCGCCTTGATGCTGGCAGCGAGTTGTGGCAACGAGAGCATTGCCTACTTCCTGCTTCAG CAAGGGGCTGAACTGGAGATGAAGGATGACCGTGGCTGGACTGCCCTGTTCCACTGCACCAGCACTGGGCACCAACAGATGGTCAAGTTCCTTCTGGACAATGGGGcggatacaaacttaaa AGAGCCCGTGCATGGATTTACACCGCTGATGGAAGCCGCGGCCTCGGGTCACGAGATCATCGTGCAGTCCCTCCTGAACCAC GATGTTCGTGTGGATATCAAGGATGACAATGGGGACACAGCCCACTCCTTGGCTCTGATGTGTGGATACGTGAAGATAGCCAGTCTCATTGGCCTGCACACTGCGCCGCTGCACAAATCGGTGCGCAGGGATACCG GAATGGAAGAAGACTTCAGTTCCTCTGATGAGTTCTCCCCGTTCCATCTCCCTCAGCCGCAATCTCGGCACCCGCAGTCTCGGAGAAACAAAGGTCCCAGTATTCACGATGGGCCGCAGGCACTAGCCCACATCACCCGGCTGGAAGCTGGGCGATGGGCGCGGCAGTACG ACTCACTCCCACCTCAAGGATATGTCACGTTCAAAAACAACCAGGATGAAGATGACGGGAATATCCGGAACCGCGATGTCACCTCCCCGATTAATGAGCACGATGTTGAGAGCAACAGCAGCAAAG AGGAGAATCCTTTTTGCATCACCGATGCCGTGACCACCCGGAGGAGCAGCGGCAGCAGTAGCGACGGACTGGCGAGGGCCCTCGGGGTCAGCCGCGAGGGGTCCCTGGAGAGCAACGAG GATTCAGATCAGCCGAATAGCAGCGGCAACAAAAGGCACCTGCGAAGCCGCAGAGGCCAAGGGAGGAGCAGCGAGAGCTCGCTGTGCGACAGCGACATTGCCACCACTCCCAGCTCACAGCCACAGATCCCATCTGAAGAGGGGGACAGGAATCACGGACCACAG GATCTGCCGGAGTTCCTGGAGCAGATCGGATGCCTGAAGTATCTGCACATCCTGGAGGAGCAGGACGTAGACCTGCGTATGTTCCTCACGCTGACTGACAGCGACCTGAAGGAAGTGGGCATCAC GTTGTTTGGGCCGAAGAGGAAGATGACGGCGGCGATCGCTCGCTGGCACAGCAATGCCTTGCCCCTCAGCAACAGCCTGGAGCAAGTCTACGCAGACCGGCTGGAGACTGAGATGCAGGAAATGGCCATCCAGCTGCACAAG AAGTGTGAAGAAGTGGAGCTGTTAACCGGGCGAGTATCTCAGGAACAGGAGCTGCGGGCTGTGGTGGAAGGGGTTTTAATGGAAGACAAAATAGCCTGGAAGAGGCAACAGAAGCAGCTGGAGGAGATGCAGGAAGTCTGTGGCGAGACAATGGTCCTCCTCGAACAAGTCAG AGCCTGCCAGTCTGAACTGCTGCACCGACTCAGCGACGGCGCTGCACAGCGCAGGAGCACAGAGGCTCGGAAACCGCCGGCACGCACACAGGAAG AGGACCTGGCTGACTGGGCGTCTGTGCTGGGCTCACTGGAGCTCGGTGCAACACTGAAGAAATCCACGTTGGAAATGG GTAAAGCTGTGCAGAGAGTTGAAAAGAACCTGGAAACCCTGCTGAGTGCAGAAATGAAGAGGACAGAGTGGGGTCAGAATGCCGACATCTGA